In the Helianthus annuus cultivar XRQ/B chromosome 11, HanXRQr2.0-SUNRISE, whole genome shotgun sequence genome, one interval contains:
- the LOC110889822 gene encoding transmembrane protein 184C, whose protein sequence is MTHKQETLLGSGALVAITVLLSLKLFSDHLSHWKKPKEQKAILVIILMAPIYAVDSYVGLLDIRGSETFFVFLDSIKECYEGLVMAKFLALLYTYLNISISKNIVPDEIKGREIHHSFPMTLFQPHSVRLNHQNLKLLKYWTWQFVVIRPVCSVLMIVLQLLDIYPDWLSWTITMILNVSVSLALYALVVFYHVFAKELAPHKPLAKFLCVKGIVFFCFWQGIVLSGLAAVGIIKSEHFWLDVAHIQQALQNALVIVEMVFFAFFQLYAYSAAPYKDLDVKEKKKE, encoded by the exons ATGACTCATAAACAAGAGACTTTGCTTGGTTCCGGAGCTCTTGTGGCGATTACCGTCCTTTTATCACTGAAGTTGTTTAGTGATCATCTTTCTCATTGGAAGAAACCCAAAGAACAGAAGGCGATTCTAGTGATAATTCTCATGGCACCCATTTATGCCGTTGATTCTTACGTTGGCTTGCTTGATATTCGTGGTAGCGAGACGTTTTTTGTGTTCTTGGATTCGATCAAAGAATGCTACGAGGGTCTG GTGATGGCAAAGTTCTTGGCTCTGCTGTACACGTATTTGAATATATCTATTAGCAAGAACATCGTCCCGGATGAGATCAAAGGAAGAGAGATTCATCATTCGTTCCCGATGACACTTTTTCAA CCTCATTCAGTTCGTTTGAACCATCAAAACCTAAAGCTCCTCAAGTATTGGACATGGCAGTTTGTAGTGATCCGTCCTGTGTGCTCTGTTTTGATGATAGTTTTGCAACTGCTTGATATATATCCCGATTGGCTTAGCTGGACAATCACTATGATCTTGAATGTATCGGTTTCCTTAGCGTTATACGCACTTGTGGTCTTCTATCATGTATTTGCTAAAGAATTGGCACCACATAAGCCACTCGCCAAGTTCTTATGTGTCAAAGGGATCGTTTTCTTCTGTTTTTGGCAG GGAATTGTCTTGAGTGGTCTTGCGGCAGTTGGCATAATCAAATCAGAACACTTCTGGCTCGATGTGGCACATATCCAGCAAGCGTTGCAAAACGCGTTGGTGATTGTGGAGATGGTGTTTTTTGCATTCTTTCAGCTGTATGCGTACTCTGCTGCACCATACAAGGATCTTGATgtgaaagaaaagaagaaagagtgA
- the LOC110889821 gene encoding uncharacterized protein LOC110889821 produces MTTTIIPQIFASLTYYKPTRTTFSSTKLPKPFTYFTKKYVCFSHQQGTRLGFESSGKLSLNKDQLNERIKKKKRVVLVRFNNLKFNGGGGGGKDDGGTSRVLGNVLLAIGLTYLSMTGQLGWILDAIVSFGLFVVIVPVVGFGALIWWASRDMVEIKCRNCESEFEVFKSMLNDEPQLCPYCSQPFSVVGDEFVRDPSKTYKESTTFGETFSELFSQSKKGKASSRAVIDVEAEVKDVE; encoded by the exons ATGACGACGACAATAATCCCACAAATTTTCGCCAGTCTCACATATTACAAACCCACAAGAACAACCTTTTCCTCCACAAAATTGCCAAAACCCTTTACTTATTTCAcgaaaaaatatgtttgtttctCCCATCAACAAGGTACTAGATTGGGTTTTGAATCCAGTGGCAAACTGTCACTAAATAAAGATCAGCTTAATGAGAGaataaagaagaagaaaagggtAGTTCTTGTTAGGTTTAACAACCTTAAATTCAacggcggcggcggcggcgggAAAGATGACGGCGGGACATCAAGGGTTTTGGGGAATGTTCTTTTGGCTATTGGGTTGACTTATCTTTCTATGACTGGTCAACTTGGTTGGATTCTTGATGCTATTGTTTCCTTTGGG CTTTTTGTGGTCATTGTTCCAGTTGTGGGTTTTGGAGCTCTTATTTGGTGGGCAAGTAGAGATATGGTTGAGATTAAA TGTCGGAATTGTGAAAGTGAATTTGAAGTTTTTAA GTCTATGTTAAATGATGAACCACAGCTTTGTCCCTATTGCAGTCAACCTTTTTCAG TGGTGGGTGACGAGTTTGTAAGGGATCCTTCGAAAACCTACAAGGAATCTACAACATTTGGTGAAACATTCAGCGAATTGTTTTCGCAATCAAAGAAAG GGAAGGCTTCATCTAGAGCTGTTATTGATGTTGAAGCCGAGGttaaggatgtcgaataa
- the LOC110889820 gene encoding ADP-ribosylation factor GTPase-activating protein AGD5 isoform X2, translating to MNEKAGVSKELNARHRKILEGLLKLPENRECADCKTKGPRWASVNLGIFICMQCSGIHRSLGVHISKVRSATLDTWLPEQVAFIQSMGNEKSNSYWEAELPPNYDRVGIENFIRAKYEDKRWVAKGGRPISPPAPQEEKVPVKPTESPASERKSFQTHTAKSNTPVARINLRVPPKGPENVAQKAEASVPSAEVAKEVIETVTPPKVEFATDLFDMLSMDDVHTEKVPEAASSTDDLWAGFQSAVEVPTTGATDVTKPVDNKPKPASGIEDLFKDSPAVSLPIASEKPKKDVKNDIMSLFEKSNNTSPYALHQQQLAMLAQQQYLLMAAAAKSGGLPNLVGNGQQQGSAGSATNVSGQNWPNFGYQIPGMQMPAPGKVELDKYLQQMGNMGAANPVANSFPVPTSSMYTMGLNSGTNGMTPPGVMGQTSSFNSMGPSGASKPQSTTQVPSASPSQSAKDYDFSSLTQGMFSKP from the exons ATGAACGAGAAAGCTGGCGTCTCCAAGGAGCTCAATGCTAGGCACCGAAAG ATACTAGAAGGACTTCTTAAATTGCCGGAGAATAGGGAGTGTGCTGATTGCAAAACCAA AGGTCCTCGATGGGCTAGCGTGAATTTAGGCATCTTTATATGCATGCAGTGTTCTGGTATCCACCGAAGCCTTGGGGTCCACATATCAAAG GTGAGATCGGCTACACTGGACACATGGCTTCCTGAACAGGTTGCATTCATCCAAT CTATGGGAAATGAGAAGTCAAATAGTTACTGGGAGGCAGAGCTGCCACCAAATTATGATCGAGTCGGCATTGAGAATTTCATTCGTGCTAA ATATGAAGACAAGCGATGGGTTGCTAAAGGTGGAAGACCAATCTCACCTCCTGCACCGCAAGAAGAAAAAGTGCCGGTGAAGCCCACTGAGAGTCCCGCTAGTGAAAGAAAAAGTTTTCAAACACATACCGCCAAAAGCAACACACCTGTTGCAAGAATCAATCTTCGTGTGCCTCCAAAAGGACCAGAAAAT GTGGCACAAAAAGCTGAGGCGTCGGTTCCTTCTGCTGAGGTGGCAAAGGAGGTTATTGAAACTGTCACTCCTCCCAAAGTTGAGTTTGCTACTGATCTTTTTGACATGCTGTCAATGGACGATGTTCATACTGAGAAAGTTCCGGAAGCAGCTTCTTCTACAGATGATTTATGGGCAGGCTTTCAAT CTGCTGTAGAAGTTCCAACTACAGGGGCCACAGATGTTACAAAACCCGTTGACAATAAGCCCAAGCCTGCATCGGGAATAGAAGATCTGTTTAAAGATTCACCTGCTGTCTCACTACCTATTGCATCAGAGAAGCCTAAAAAAGATGTTAAAAATGATATTATGAGTCTTTTTGAGAAG AGTAATAATACATCACCGTATGCTCTTCATCAGCAGCAACTTGCTATGCTAGCTCAACAGCAGTACCTACTTATGGCTGCTGCAGCTAAATCAGGTGGGTTGCCAAATTTAGTCGGGAATGGGCAACAACAAGGATCCGCTGGTAGCGCTACAAACGTGTCTGGTCAAAATTGGCCAAATTTTGGGTACCAAATCCCAGGAATGCAGATGCCAGCTCCCGGAAAAGTTGAATTAGATAAATATTTGCAGCAG ATGGGAAACATGGGAGCAGCAAATCCAGTTGCGAATTCTTTTCCGGTTCCAACATCCAG CATGTACACAATGGGCCTGAATAGCGGCACCAATGGCATGACGCCACCTGGAGTTATGGGGCAAACTTCTTCTTTCAACAGCATGGGTCCCTCCGGAGCATCCAAACCACAGTCTACGACTCAAGTACCATCTGCTTCCCCCTCCCAGTCAGCAAAAGACTATGATTTCTCGTCGTTAACTCAAGGGATGTTCTCAAAACCTTGA
- the LOC110889820 gene encoding ADP-ribosylation factor GTPase-activating protein AGD5 isoform X1, producing the protein MNEKAGVSKELNARHRKILEGLLKLPENRECADCKTKGPRWASVNLGIFICMQCSGIHRSLGVHISKVRSATLDTWLPEQVAFIQSMGNEKSNSYWEAELPPNYDRVGIENFIRAKYEDKRWVAKGGRPISPPAPQEEKVPVKPTESPASERKSFQTHTAKSNTPVARINLRVPPKGPENVAQKAEASVPSAEVAKEVIETVTPPKVEFATDLFDMLSMDDVHTEKVPEAASSTDDLWAGFQSAVEVPTTGATDVTKPVDNKPKPASGIEDLFKDSPAVSLPIASEKPKKDVKNDIMSLFEKQSNNTSPYALHQQQLAMLAQQQYLLMAAAAKSGGLPNLVGNGQQQGSAGSATNVSGQNWPNFGYQIPGMQMPAPGKVELDKYLQQMGNMGAANPVANSFPVPTSSMYTMGLNSGTNGMTPPGVMGQTSSFNSMGPSGASKPQSTTQVPSASPSQSAKDYDFSSLTQGMFSKP; encoded by the exons ATGAACGAGAAAGCTGGCGTCTCCAAGGAGCTCAATGCTAGGCACCGAAAG ATACTAGAAGGACTTCTTAAATTGCCGGAGAATAGGGAGTGTGCTGATTGCAAAACCAA AGGTCCTCGATGGGCTAGCGTGAATTTAGGCATCTTTATATGCATGCAGTGTTCTGGTATCCACCGAAGCCTTGGGGTCCACATATCAAAG GTGAGATCGGCTACACTGGACACATGGCTTCCTGAACAGGTTGCATTCATCCAAT CTATGGGAAATGAGAAGTCAAATAGTTACTGGGAGGCAGAGCTGCCACCAAATTATGATCGAGTCGGCATTGAGAATTTCATTCGTGCTAA ATATGAAGACAAGCGATGGGTTGCTAAAGGTGGAAGACCAATCTCACCTCCTGCACCGCAAGAAGAAAAAGTGCCGGTGAAGCCCACTGAGAGTCCCGCTAGTGAAAGAAAAAGTTTTCAAACACATACCGCCAAAAGCAACACACCTGTTGCAAGAATCAATCTTCGTGTGCCTCCAAAAGGACCAGAAAAT GTGGCACAAAAAGCTGAGGCGTCGGTTCCTTCTGCTGAGGTGGCAAAGGAGGTTATTGAAACTGTCACTCCTCCCAAAGTTGAGTTTGCTACTGATCTTTTTGACATGCTGTCAATGGACGATGTTCATACTGAGAAAGTTCCGGAAGCAGCTTCTTCTACAGATGATTTATGGGCAGGCTTTCAAT CTGCTGTAGAAGTTCCAACTACAGGGGCCACAGATGTTACAAAACCCGTTGACAATAAGCCCAAGCCTGCATCGGGAATAGAAGATCTGTTTAAAGATTCACCTGCTGTCTCACTACCTATTGCATCAGAGAAGCCTAAAAAAGATGTTAAAAATGATATTATGAGTCTTTTTGAGAAG CAGAGTAATAATACATCACCGTATGCTCTTCATCAGCAGCAACTTGCTATGCTAGCTCAACAGCAGTACCTACTTATGGCTGCTGCAGCTAAATCAGGTGGGTTGCCAAATTTAGTCGGGAATGGGCAACAACAAGGATCCGCTGGTAGCGCTACAAACGTGTCTGGTCAAAATTGGCCAAATTTTGGGTACCAAATCCCAGGAATGCAGATGCCAGCTCCCGGAAAAGTTGAATTAGATAAATATTTGCAGCAG ATGGGAAACATGGGAGCAGCAAATCCAGTTGCGAATTCTTTTCCGGTTCCAACATCCAG CATGTACACAATGGGCCTGAATAGCGGCACCAATGGCATGACGCCACCTGGAGTTATGGGGCAAACTTCTTCTTTCAACAGCATGGGTCCCTCCGGAGCATCCAAACCACAGTCTACGACTCAAGTACCATCTGCTTCCCCCTCCCAGTCAGCAAAAGACTATGATTTCTCGTCGTTAACTCAAGGGATGTTCTCAAAACCTTGA